A stretch of the Aegilops tauschii subsp. strangulata cultivar AL8/78 chromosome 4, Aet v6.0, whole genome shotgun sequence genome encodes the following:
- the LOC109742903 gene encoding uncharacterized protein, with protein sequence MEETENGPRHGCPGPADLISALPDDLLLQVLERLGAAARTSVLSRRWRGLWTRLPHVTIALHDVPFRSIQAALARAVRPGVCHYRLDIRVRWQATPLRTASVSSLLLAAAALSPVEVLFVLSPDVLLPRLDRLPVEQFYALLPWSARSPLVGVDLPRFRRATSIDLRARHLRLFAPPSGFPSLERLALTGCDVDLAALIPRCPRIRALRVNNNGVLPMDSITVHSPCCGSSLWRAATHGQAVSMSRRPCSSN encoded by the coding sequence ATGGAGGAGACGGAGAACGGACCGCGCCATGGCTGCCCAGGTCCAGCCGACCTCATCAGCGCCCTCCCAGACGATCTGCTCCTCCAGGTCCTGGAGCGCCTCGGCGCCGCCGCGCGCACCAGCGTCCTCTCCCGCCGGTGGCGCGGCCTCTGGACCCGCCTGCCCCACGTCACCATCGCCCTCCACGACGTCCCGTTCCGCTCGATCCAGGCGGCGCTCGCCCGCGCCGTCCGTCCCGGGGTGTGCCACTACCGCCTCGACATCCGCGTCCGCTGGCAAGCCACCCCGCTCCGCACCGCCAGCGTCTCCTCGCTGCTCCTCGCCGCGGCGGCGCTCTCGCCCGTGGAGGTGCTCTTCGTCCTCTCGCCGGACGTCCTGCTCCCACGCCTGGACCGGCTCCCCGTGGAGCAGTTCTACGCTCTTCTCCCGTGGAGCGCGCGGAGCCCCCTTGTGGGGGTGGACCTGCCCCGCTTCCGCCGCGCCACCTCCATCGACCTGCGCGCGCGCCACCTCCGCCTCTTCGCGCCGCCCTCCGGGTTCCCCTCGCTGGAGAGGCTCGCCCTCACCGGCTGCGACGTCGACCTCGCCGCCTTGATCCCTCGCTGCCCGCGCATCCGCGCACTCAGGGTGAACAACAATGGCGTGTTGCCCATGGACAGCATCACCGTCCACTCGCCGTGCTGCGGGAGCTCTCTGTGGAGAGCAGCAACACATGGACAAGCTGTGTCGATGTCGAGGCGCCCGTGCTCAAGCAACTGA